From the genome of Veillonellales bacterium, one region includes:
- a CDS encoding flavodoxin family protein: MKVVGINGSPRKRGNTAILLQAVFDELNQQGIETELIQLSGQTIKGCTACRACITNKNKQCVITDDFFNDCLAKMITADGIILGSPVHSAGVTSQIKAFIDRASIVLAANKGLLKHKVGAAVTAARRGGAISAFDTLTHFLHSKEMFLVGSTYWNMGYGNDIDEVKQDLEGMANMKNLGQNMAWLLKKIHGAA; this comes from the coding sequence ATGAAAGTCGTAGGCATTAATGGAAGCCCCCGCAAACGCGGCAATACAGCCATCTTACTGCAGGCGGTATTTGACGAACTGAATCAACAGGGAATTGAGACGGAACTGATTCAATTGTCCGGGCAAACCATCAAAGGCTGTACGGCCTGCCGGGCTTGTATCACAAATAAAAATAAGCAATGTGTCATAACGGACGATTTTTTTAACGATTGCTTGGCAAAAATGATCACCGCCGATGGAATCATCCTCGGCTCTCCCGTACATTCTGCCGGTGTAACGTCACAGATTAAGGCATTCATCGATCGGGCCAGTATCGTACTGGCTGCCAATAAAGGCCTGTTAAAACACAAAGTAGGCGCAGCAGTGACAGCCGCCCGGCGAGGCGGCGCCATTAGCGCCTTTGATACCCTAACCCATTTTCTGCACAGTAAGGAAATGTTTCTCGTAGGTTCAACGTATTGGAATATGGGTTACGGGAATGATATCGACGAAGTGAAACAAGACCTGGAAGGCATGGCCAATATGAAAAATCTGGGGCAGAATATGGCCTGGCTGTTAAAAAAAATTCACGGGGCTGCGTAA
- a CDS encoding OmpH family outer membrane protein: MKSKNRIFLVFLAMALLLGAMGTAQASPTASPVGFVDYLYLINHHPDTPKANEALKAEQDQDKQQFTEKSANLSDQDKQALDRQLGQQIEQKRLELLKPITENINAAIKEVADAKGLSVVVGKNTVIYGGTDITQDVLQKIGGK, encoded by the coding sequence ATGAAGAGCAAGAACAGAATATTTTTGGTGTTCCTGGCGATGGCTTTGCTGCTGGGGGCAATGGGGACAGCCCAGGCATCTCCGACGGCTTCGCCGGTAGGTTTTGTTGATTACCTTTACCTGATCAATCATCACCCGGATACGCCGAAGGCCAACGAGGCACTTAAAGCGGAGCAAGATCAAGATAAGCAGCAGTTCACCGAAAAATCAGCGAACCTTAGCGACCAGGACAAGCAGGCCCTTGACCGGCAGCTGGGGCAGCAGATTGAACAGAAACGTCTGGAATTGTTAAAGCCGATTACGGAAAACATTAATGCTGCGATCAAAGAAGTGGCTGACGCCAAAGGCTTGTCGGTCGTGGTGGGAAAGAATACCGTTATTTATGGCGGCACGGACATCACACAAGATGTTCTGCAGAAGATCGGCGGGAAATAA